Proteins from a single region of Synchiropus splendidus isolate RoL2022-P1 chromosome 3, RoL_Sspl_1.0, whole genome shotgun sequence:
- the LOC128756479 gene encoding rho GTPase-activating protein 21-like isoform X4 — MSVGAILSLVSAFGQSVLGRVGTGNHKAQPQCVLGSAARSFQKELCSFQGKQRNRLEPMDTIFVKQVKEGGPAHGAGLCTGDRIVKVNGESIIGKTYSQVIALIQNSDACLELCVMPKDEDILQLFSRDITALAYSQDAYLKGNEAYSGNAQNIPAPPPICYPRIEVKGTGMAETSEPTAVRDVARAAVQVAGRRATEKGYRVEIPVQPSLSPQQTSKSQTSVCFNESVRAIPVPTDPVDRGSRLARAGPSHRTEENRPCHVGDSGVVKPRPIISSVPGGAQLQHPSSRPTETPTFSQSTSPRPSQTLPYTISSPVRGVPTVASPDTLSTANSPNSNHYSPTQTAQTTSPHQNIDWRTYTTYKDYIDSKRLHTYGCRTIQERLDSLRAAANSGSAYSQQRTPPPLSSCQRGLLGTQFRRKSTSNDHGVEASSKDSVLINRSRSVSQERLGGSAEKTKLTRNWPRSASQDALPFSSPKGLSRPRAKSCDYLGQQPAEPHGMTSGDSGGFDDKLMISRGEEAKASRQGTRVLPHQNRSDLGNSVSSTALTSPVISKGLADPLSPRADGVIMRPSRLPVKNSILDQSPALCSSRTIDLLRDQRTNIIGNHLGYSSPLHLQLRNRADSLKLECRLETGLAARSSSCSVPSKLTSQKPSTSSTGAIAQKPKDTGCCNTPLRTNGGLVDGVEGPDATVVVLRRDKHSGPIRVRPPSYVQAVNDSQKTPPLVKAGSVDQVSCWTTHDNCRETHVRRLGDSRRKSGTKHLDDSLDSIPFIDEPSSPSIDQDSSNIPASSLISVAPVITTIPPSPPSPSPLMRRQMSHDQDSLRLTIIESDSGTKTERSKSYDEGLDNYREQSRGRSLIPGLKGLRKAVDRSSEDSGSRRDSSSDVFCDAIKEGFLHFKQLNTEKGKRVGGGIRTWKQMYAVLRGHYLCLYKDRKEGQAHANCHTIDEPMPISVKACLIDISYSDTKRKNVLRLTTSDCEYLFQAEDREDMLSWIRVIQETSSLDEENAAFTSHDLISRKIKEYNTLMSPSGSKTEPSPRASRQSLSIRQTLLGGKGEGKTPNQHSPRPEQERKSVHKDDTSPPKDKGTWRKGIPGLMRKPFEKKPAPGVTFGVRLDDCPPAQTNKFVPLIVEVCCKLVEERGLEYTGIYRVPGNNAAISNMQEELNNKGMNDIDVQDDKWRDLNVISSLLKSFFRKLPEPLFTNDKYTEFIEANRVEEPVERLKVLKRLLHELPDHHYETLKFLSAHLKTVAENSEKNKMEPRNLAIVFGPTLVRTTEDNMTHMVTHMPDQYKIVETLIQNYDWFFTDESNGDPVTVSHDESAVESQPVPNIDHLLTNIGRTGTSQGEVSDSPTSDSAKSKGSWGSGKDQSSRELLVSSIFAAAGRKRKKSKEKHQPSSSDDDLDSVFAKKEIQGPKGNTPGGPGPNLKQQVRTEESQENGRAVELTPKSKLPQTDSTPARRPSLKSSPDMRCQAAPHGKPSLSDPPSQLDENTSDLGTMSSGASVPRSKRTGASPELPAGAGAGAEVSSITSDYSTTSSITFLTGAESSALSPELQCGEEADDECSELISEGRPMETDSESDFPIFAPSGGSSSQSTPCPEQSATQGAAPKMEARRLFPTHKMIECDTLSRRWSLRQKTDSESSMEGAAGSGERGEGRAESSNRLSRVLEVMKKGRSTSSISSSSRSESERSEQAWHLKITERLKLRLRSSADDMFAQKSRALETRCKKNNIRRRHTMGGQRDFAGLAVINDWREQGGVDQAAELTPIERLKPRCSSQDFSTRDWVGRERCRGTEQAPIALPEDTDAQEAAPPPPLAGVNGGGPQGKNKPSPGDDAHPQKLSGTHVVRSRFYQYL; from the exons GCATATTCCCAGGATGCATACCTCAAAGGGAATGAGGCATACAGCGGAAATGCTCAGAACATCCCTGCGCCCCCTCCCATATGCTACCCTCGCATAGAAGTCAAAGGAACGGGCATGGCTGAGACGTCAGAGCCCACCGCTGTCAGAGATGTGGCCCGAGCAGCAGTTCAGGTGGCAGGGAGACGAGCAACTGAAAAGGGCTACCGGGTGGAGATCCCGGTTCAGCCTTCCCTTTCACCTCAACAGACTTCAAAATCCCAAACGTCCGTGTGTTTTAATGAGAGTGTGAGGGCAATCCCCGTACCCACTGATCCAGTTGATAGGGGGTCTCGGTTGGCTCGGGCTGGACCCAGCCATAGGACTGAGGAGAACCGGCCCTGTCATGTTGGAGACTCTGGAGTAGTAAAACCCAGACCCATCATTTCCTCAGTGCCTGGGGGAGCACAGTTGCAGCACCCATCCTCCCGTCCCACAGAGACACCCACTTTCTCTCAGTCTACAAGTCCAAGACCCTCTCAGACCCTGCCATACACCATTTCCTCACCAGTGCGGGGGGTTCCCACCGTCGCTTCTCCGGACACACTTTCCACCGCCAATTCTCCCAACAGCAACCACTACTCCCCAACCCAAACAGCACAGACCACATCACCGCACCAGAACATTGACTGGAGGACCTACACTACATACAAGGACTACATAGACTCCAAGAGGCTCCACACCTATGGCTGCCGCACCATCCAGGAACGCTTAGACAGTTTGCGCGCTGCTGCTAATTCTGGCTCTGCCTATAGTCAACAACGCACACCACCTCCGCTCAGCTCTTGTCAAAGAGGGCTATTGGGCACGCAATTCCGACGAAAAAGCACATCGAATGATCATGGGGTGGAGGCCAGCAGCAAGGACAGTGTATTAATAAACCGTTCACGAAGTGTGTCTCAGGAGAGGCTTGGAGGAAGTGCTGAAAAGACAAAGCTAACCAGAAACTGGCCTCGGAGTGCGTCCCAGGATGCTCTGCCATTCTCTAGCCCAAAAGGGCTCTCGAGACCTCGGGCAAAATCGTGTGACTACCTGGGCCAGCAGCCGGCAGAGCCACATGGGATGACCTCCGGAGATAGCGGAGGGTTTGATGACAAACTTATGATCAGTCGAGGAGAGGAAGCAAAAGCCAGTAGGCAAGGTACGCGAGTTTTACCTCATCAGAACAGGAGTGATCTAGGAAACAGTGTTTCCAGCACAGCTTTAACATCTCCAGTGATTTCTAAGGGTTTAGCAGACCCTCTATCGCCGAGGGCAGATGGGGTCATCATGAGGCCGTCTCGCCTGCCTGTCAAAAACTCCATCTTGGACCAGTCACCTGCCTTATGTTCCTCAAGAACCATAGACTTGTTAAGAGACCAAAGAACAAACATTATCGGCAACCATCTGGGCTACTCTTCACCTCTGCATTTACAGCTGAGGAACAGAGCTGACAGTCTGAAACTGGAATGTAGATTAGAGACAGGGTTGGCGGCCCGGTCTTCCTCTTGTTCTGTTCCATCCAAGTTAACGTCACAAAAACCGAGCACTTCTTCTACTGGAGCCATCGCCCAAAAGCCAAAAGACACTGGTTGCTGCAATACCCCTTTAAGGACTAACGGTGGCCTCGTTGACGGTGTTGAAGGGCCCGATGCAACAGTGGTGGTCCTGAGACGGGACAAACACTCAGGACCAATCCGCGTTCGCCCTCCGTCATACGTCCAAGCGGTGAATGACAGCCAAAAGACACCGCCTTTGGTTAAGGCTGGCTCTGTAGACCAAGTGTCTTGCTGGACTACCCATGACAACTGCAGGGAGACACACGTGAGGAGGTTGGGGGATTCCCGTCGCAAATCGGGGACCAAGCACTTGGACGATTCTTTGGACTCCATTCCATTCATAG ATGAACCGTCCAGCCCCAGCATCGACCAGGACAGCTCCAACATTCCCGCCTCCTCGCTGATCTCCGTGGCGCCAGTCATCACCACCATCCCCCCGAGCCCTCCGTCTCCGTCCCCACTGATGCGCAGAcagatgtcacatgaccaag aCTCTTTACGTCTCACCATCATCGAGTCCGACTCTGGTACGAAGACTGAGCGGTCCAAGTCTTATGATGAAGGGCTGGACAACtacagagagcagagcagagg GAGGTCTCTGATTCCAGGTCTCAAAGGTCTGAGAAAG GCTGTGGACCGCTCTTCGGAAGACTCTGGCTCCAGGAGAGACTCTTCCTCAGACGTGTTCTGTGACGCCATCAAAGAAGGATTTCTACACTTCAAGCAGCTCAACACAGAGAAGGGAAAG CGCGTCGGAGGCGGGATACGCACCTGGAAGCAGATGTACGCCGTGCTCAGGGGTCACTACCTGTGTCTGTACAAAGACCGCAAGGAGGGTCAAGCCCACGCCAACTGCCACACCATCGACGAGCCCATGCCCATCAGCGTGAAGGCCTGCCTCATCGACATCTCCTACAGTGACACCAAGAGGAAGAACGTGCTGCGcctcaccacctccgactgcgAGTACCTGTTCCAGGCCGAGGACCGCGAGGACATGCTGTCGTGGATCAGGGTCATCCAGGAGACCAGCAGCCTGGACGAGGAG aaCGCAGCCTTCACCAGCCATGACCTCATCAGCCGCAAGATCAAGGAGTACAACACTCTGATGAG TCCGTCTGGGAGCAAGACGGAGCCCTCGCCCAGAGCTTCTCGCCAGTCGCTCAGCATCCGCCAGACGCTGCTGGGAGGGAAAGGAGAAGGGAAGACTCCCAACCAGCACTCGCCCCGGCCGGAGCAGGAGCGGAAGAGCGTGCACAAGG ACGACACCAGCCCGCCCAAGGACAAAGGCACGTGGAGGAAAGGAATCCCAGGACTGATGAGGAAGCCCTTCGAGAAGAAGCCGGCGCCGGGAGTCACCTTCGGCGTCCGGCTGGACGACTGTCCTCCCGCTCAGACCAACAAG TTTGTTCCTCTGATCGTGGAGGTCTGTTGTAAACTGGTGGAGGAGCGTGGACTGGAGTACACAGGGATCTACCGAGTTCCTGGAAACAACGCCGCCATCTCCAACATGCAGGAGGAGCTGAACAACAAGGGCATGAACGACATCGACGTCCAGGACGAC aaatggAGGGACCTGAACGTCATCAGCAGTTTACTGAAGTCCTTCTTCAGAAAGCTCCCGGAGCCGTTGTTCACTAACG ATAAGTACACGGAGTTCATCGAGGCCAACCGAGTGGAGGAGCCAGTGGAGCGGCTGAAGGTCCTGAAGAGGCTG CTCCACGAGCTGCCGGACCATCACTACGAGACCCTCAAGTTCCTGTCGGCCCACCTCAAGACCGTGGCAGAGAACTCAGAGAAGAACAAG ATGGAGCCCAGGAACCTGGCCATCGTGTTCGGGCCCACCCTGGTGCGGACCACCGAGGACAACATGACCCACATGGTGACGCACATGCCGGACCAGTACAAGATCGTGGAGACGCTGATTCAGAAC TACGACTGGTTTTTCACCGACGAGAGCAACGGTGACCCAGTG ACGGTGTCCCACGACGAGAGCGCAGTGGAGTCTCAGCCGGTCCCCAACATCGACCACCTGCTCACCAACATTGGGCGCACGGGCACGTCGCAGGGCGAAGTATCAG ATTCTCCAACTAGTGACTCGGCCAAGTCAAAG GGTTCCTGGGGCTCGGGGAAGGACCAGAGCAGCCGGGAGCTGCTGGTCTCCTCTATCTTTGCTGCAGCGGGCCGCAAAAGAAAGAAGTCCAAGGAGAAGCATCAGCCCAGCAGCTCGGACGATGACCTGGACTCAGTTTTTGCCAAGAAAGAAATCCAGGGGCCGAAGGGGAACACGCCTGGGGGCCCGGGTCCCAACCTCAAGCAGCAGGTTCGGACggaggagagccaagagaacgggAGGGCGGTGGAGTTGACGCCCAAGTCCAAGTTGCCACAGACGGATTCGACGCCGGCCAGACGCCCGTCGCTGAAAAGCTCTCCGGACATGAGGTGTCAGGCGGCGCCTCACGGCAAGCCCTCCCTGTCGGACCCCCCGTCCCAGCTGGATGAAAACACCTCAGATCTCGGGACGATGAGCTCCGGAGCGTCGGTGCCGAGGTCCAAAAGGACAGGCGCTTCTCCTGAGCTGCCGGCCGGAGCCGGCGCGGGGGCCGAGGTCAGCTCCATCACCTCGGACTACTCCACCACGTCCTCCATCACCTTCCTGACGGGGGCGGAGTCCAGCGCGCTGAGTCCAGAGCTGCAGTGTGGCGAGGAGGCGGACGACGAGTGCAGCGAGCTGATCAGCGAGGGCCGCCCCATGGAGACGGACAGCGAGAGCGACTTCCCCATCTTTGCCCcgagcggcggcagcagcagccagtcCACGCCGTGCCCAGAGCAGAGCGCAACGCAGGGCGCCGCGCCCAAGATGGAAGCCCGCCGCCTTTTCCCCACGCACAAGATGATCGAGTGCGACACGCTGTCACGCCGCTGGTCGCTACGACAGAAGACGGACAGCGAATCCTCGATGGAAGGAGCGGCGGGGAGCGGGGAGCGTGGCGAGGGCAGAGCCGAGTCCAGCAACAGACTGTCACGCGTGCTGGAGGTGATGAAGAAGGGCCGGAGCACCAGCAGCATCAGCTCCTCGTCTCGCAGTGAGTCGGAGCGCTCCGAACAAGCGTGGCACCTCAAGATCACAGAGCGGCTCAAGCTCCGCCTGCGCTCCTCCGCCGACGACATGTTCGCTCAGAAGAGCCGGGCTCTGGAAACCCGCTGCAAGAAGAACAACATTCGGCGGCGCCACACCATGGGCGGCCAGAGGGACTTCGCTGGGCTGGCAGTCATCAACGACTGGAGGGAGCAGGGCGGCGTGGACCAAGCCGCGGAGCTGACGCCCATCGAGCGCCTCAAGCCCAGGTGCTCCTCGCAGGACTTCTCCACCCGAGACTGGGTCGGCAGGGAGCGCTGCCGCGGCACAGAGCAGGCGCCCATTGCCCTCCCCGAGGACACCGACGCTCAGGAAGCTGCTCCTCCGCCGCCGCTCGCCGGAGTCAACGGCGGCGGGCCGCAGGGCAAGAACAAACCCTCTCCTGGAGACGACGCACATCCACAGAAGCTCTCCGGCACGCACGTGGTCCGCTCGCGGTTCTACCAGTACCTGTGA